A window of Xiphophorus hellerii strain 12219 chromosome 7, Xiphophorus_hellerii-4.1, whole genome shotgun sequence contains these coding sequences:
- the ednrbb gene encoding endothelin receptor type B, whose translation MRTVTLLLCFGNVFVALKAGDQHSDPFPVITPYETASPGLSALEKQQSNISVLPTQATGGKKAQPPMCLESPGIRGAFKYVNIMVSVVVFVVGIVGNSALLKVIYANKTMRSGPNIIIASLAIGDLIHIVIDIPINSYRLLAEDWPFGLIICKLVPFIQKTSVGITVLSLCALSVDRYRAVVSWNQIKGIWVSMRTMIEITLIWVFSILLAVPEIVGFDMITMDYKEKHLRICLLRPIQTTQFMQFYKSIKDWWLFGFYFCMPLTWTAIFYTLMTRKMLRKTENTLSDHIKQRREVAKTVFCLVTVFALCWLPLYLSRILKWTIYDEKDPNRCQLLSAFLILDYFGINMASLNSCINPIALYIVSKRFKRCFKACLCSLCLPLQARASDEAQSVLKSRMQDQASEQSSNIKAHKEPPPVNTLLC comes from the exons ATGAGGACCGTGACTCTCCTTctgtgttttggaaatgtatttGTAGCATTAAAGGCCGGTGATCAGCATTCAGACCCATTCCCTGTAATCACGCCGTATGAAACAGCTTCCCCTGGTCTTTCGGCACTGGAAAAACAGCAATCCAACATCTCGGTTCTTCCAACCCAAGCAAcgggaggaaaaaaagcacagCCCCCCATGTGCTTAGAGTCTCCTGGAATCAGAGGCGCTTTCAAATATGTCAACATTATGGTCTCTGTGGTGGTGTTTGTTGTTGGAATAGTGGGGAATTCTGCTCTGTTGAAAGTCATATATGCAAACAAAACCATGAGAAGTGGACCTAACATTATCATTGCGAGCCTTGCTATAGGGGATCTGATCCACATTGTGATAGACATTCCAATCAACTCATACAGG CTCCTGGCAGAGGATTGGCCGTTCGGTTTAATAATATGCAAACTTGTCCCCTTCATCCAAAAAACTTCTGTTGGGATTACTGTGTTGAGCTTATGTGCCTTGAGTGTTGACAG ATACCGCGCTGTTGTATCCTGGAATCAAATCAAAGGCATCTGGGTTTCTATGCGGACAATGATTGAAATAACCCTGATATGGGTTTTTTCCATCCTGCTGGCTGTCCCTGAAATTGTCGGCTTTGATATGATAACAATGGACTATAAAGAGAAGCATCTGAGGATATGTCTGCTTCGCCCCATCCAAACCACACAGTTCATGCAG TTCTATAAATCCATAAAGGACTGGTGGCTCTTTGGCTTTTACTTTTGCATGCCACTAACCTGGACTGCAATTTTCTACACGCTGATGACCAGAAAGATGCTAAGAAAGACAGAGAATACATTAAGTGACCACATTAAACAG AGACGAGAAGTCGCCAAAACTGTCTTCTGCCTGGTTACTGTGTTTGCGCTGTGCTGGTTACCCCTGTACCTCAGCAGAATCCTGAAATGGACCATATATGATGAGAAGGATCCTAACAGGTGCCAGCTACTTAG TGCCTTTCTCATCCTTGACTATTTCGGCATTAACATGGCTTCGCTGAACTCCTGCATCAACCCTATTGCATTGTACATCGTCAGCAAAAGATTCAAGAGATGTTTCAAG GCATGTCTGTGCAGTCTGTGTCTGCCTCTACAAGCCCGTGCCAGCGATGAAGCACAGTCTGTTTTGAAGTCCAGAATGCAGGATCAAGCCTCAGAGCAAAGCAGCAACATCAAAGCTCACAAGGAACCTCCACCTGTTAACACCTTACTGTGTTAA
- the LOC116722837 gene encoding glutamate-rich protein 6: MEPNSSRETSSDILTILTYDGRTVTRINVATQTSSRYGDPGFVPKYALPKKKEDYDSSEQRADDESELKISPDNEMLDLHSKGTPHSPTACQEGTVETLTNLDKGESDGESEKEEDQRSVHTPQEHELQSKEDSNEAGQVEVYDTSSDFSDYDWFTTEMVTLEDETEISYNSIFSFNVRKERLKELPLVRRYKNGKIFILVFQDGTGHVCYPSGRLAILVATSHSTNSSCVVVLENEIDEPPIKALFTSREQTCFHENGNIWVNLTSRGGTLFSETGDLKKHWKWQENEQHVHAPPCQPMHLTLSPFLKVHIKSQEDISILFNSNKHSVEVHKVASVNTKHVRKKTASVAESLQSYLKQKSPEIKALLQNIQSLVTDQSSATPSKVSPHPADGEAAAASETATLCQEDPP, from the exons ATGGAGCCAAACTCTAGCAG GGAAACCTCATCAGACATTCTCACAATCCTCACATATGATGGGAGGACTGTCACCAGAATCAACGTTGCCACACAAACAAGCAGCAGATATGGAGACCCCG gcTTTGTGCCAAAATATGCTTTGCCTAAGAAGAAAGAAGATTATGACAGTTCAGAGCAGAGAGCTGACGATGAG aGTGAGTTGAAGATATCCCCAGATAATGAAATGTTGGATTTGCACAGCAAGGGAACTCCCCACTCTCCTACAGCCTGCCAAGAAGGAACAGTAGAGACCTTAACTAATCTTGACAAG ggaGAGTCAGATGGAGAgtcagaaaaagaggaagatcaAAGGTCAGTACACACCCCCCAGGAGCATGAGCTGCAGTCAAAAGAGGATTCAAATGAAGCAG GACAAGTAGAAGTTTATGACACCTCAAGTGATTTTTCGGATTACGATTGGTTCACCACAGAAATGGTGACATTGGAGGATGAAACAGAAATAAGCTACAACAGCATCTTCTCTTTCAATGTGAGGAAGGAGAGACTAAAG GAGTTGCCGCTTGTCAGACGCtacaaaaatggcaaaatattCATTTTGGTCTTTCAAGATGGAACTGGACATGTGTG CTATCCATCGGGAAGACTTGCCATCCTCGTGGCAACATCGCATTCAACCAACTCGTCTTGTGTGGTGGTTCTGGAGAATGAAATCGATGAGCCACCGATTAAGGCGCTTTTTACCAGCAGAGAGCAGACCTGCTTTCATGAGAATGGCAacatttg GGTTAATCTTACTTCAAGAGGAGGTACGTTGTTCAGTGAGACGGGAGATCTGAAGAAACACTGGAAGTGGCAGGAGAATGAGCAACATGTTCATGCTCCCCCCTGCCAGCCCATGCACCTCACCCTAAGCCCTTTCCTTAAAGTCCACATCAAATCCCAGGAAGATATCAGCATCCTTTTCAACTCCAATAAACACAGCGTGGAGGTCCACAAAGTGGCTAGTGTGAAC aCGAAACAtgtcagaaagaaaacagcGTCAGTGGCTGAGTCGCTTCAGTCTTATCTGAAGCAGAAGAGTCCAGAGATCAAGGCGCTGCTCCAGAACATCCAGTCCCTCGTCACCGATCAAAGCAGCGCAACTCCGTCGAAGGTCAGCCCTCATCCTGCAgatggagaggcagcagctgccAGTGAAACGGCAACACTCTGCCAAGAAGACCCCCCATAG